The Flavobacterium marginilacus genome window below encodes:
- a CDS encoding ACP phosphodiesterase — MNFLAHIYLSGDSDLIKIGNFMADGIRGKQFETYPLEIQKGILLHRFIDTYTDAHPVFRKSTKRLHEKYHHYAGVITDVFYDHFLAKNWSNYSKESLTDFTNRFYQSLHDNYEFLSERTRGIMPYMIERNWLMSYQTVEGISKILTQMDGRTKNESKMRFSSNELSEYYSDFESEFIAFFEDIRIEAHQKLILL; from the coding sequence ATGAACTTCTTAGCCCACATCTATTTATCAGGAGACAGTGATTTGATAAAAATTGGAAACTTCATGGCAGACGGCATCAGGGGTAAACAATTTGAAACTTATCCTCTGGAAATACAAAAAGGAATTCTGCTGCACCGTTTCATAGATACTTATACCGATGCTCATCCTGTTTTCAGAAAGAGCACCAAACGCCTGCACGAAAAATACCATCACTATGCCGGCGTTATTACAGATGTTTTTTATGATCATTTTTTGGCAAAAAACTGGAGCAATTATTCAAAAGAAAGTCTGACAGATTTCACAAACCGTTTTTACCAATCGCTTCATGATAATTATGAGTTTTTATCTGAAAGAACCAGAGGAATTATGCCGTACATGATTGAGCGCAATTGGCTGATGAGCTACCAAACCGTAGAAGGAATCAGTAAAATCTTGACACAAATGGATGGCAGAACGAAAAATGAATCCAAAATGAGATTTTCCTCCAATGAACTTTCTGAATATTATAGTGATTTCGAGTCGGAATTCATTGCTTTTTTTGAAGATATAAGAATCGAAGCTCATCAAAAATTAATTTTGTTATGA
- a CDS encoding DNA alkylation repair protein, with product MNFIYSLEKAFNESADAVNAEAMSKYMKNNFPFFGIKTNERRFIFKKICLENQKETAENSREIALSLYSKKERELHYCALEILIKNLKKKYLKEDIKFIEKLIITHSWWDSVDVIAKFILGEYLLEFPLERGNVISRFSNSDNMWLNRSAILFQLSYKGKTDFDLLKTLCEKHGTSNEFFIQKSIGWALREYSKVNPIAVKNFVSISDLKNLSKREALKNL from the coding sequence ATGAATTTTATTTACTCTTTAGAAAAAGCTTTTAATGAATCTGCTGATGCTGTAAATGCAGAAGCTATGTCAAAATATATGAAAAACAATTTTCCTTTTTTTGGTATAAAGACTAACGAAAGAAGATTTATTTTTAAAAAGATTTGTCTTGAAAACCAAAAGGAAACTGCTGAAAACTCACGAGAAATAGCATTGTCATTATATTCAAAAAAAGAACGTGAACTGCATTACTGCGCTCTTGAAATTTTGATAAAAAATCTCAAAAAAAAATATTTAAAGGAAGATATTAAGTTTATTGAAAAGCTTATAATTACTCATTCCTGGTGGGACAGTGTGGATGTTATTGCTAAATTTATTCTGGGTGAATATCTGCTGGAATTTCCATTGGAAAGAGGCAATGTTATCTCCCGTTTTTCAAACTCAGATAATATGTGGCTCAATCGAAGTGCGATTCTCTTTCAGCTGAGCTATAAAGGAAAAACAGATTTTGATTTACTTAAAACACTTTGTGAGAAACATGGAACTTCAAATGAGTTTTTTATCCAAAAATCTATTGGCTGGGCTCTGCGTGAATATTCAAAAGTAAATCCCATTGCGGTTAAAAATTTTGTATCTATTTCGGATCTAAAAAATTTGAGCAAAAGAGAAGCTTTGAAAAATTTATGA